The following is a genomic window from Artemia franciscana chromosome 4, ASM3288406v1, whole genome shotgun sequence.
aaaaagttttattaattctattatctttcacatttataaaaattcagattttgGACAGAATTGAACAAAAGTGCAAAGACCCAAttggtggggtggggggggggatagaatAGCAATTGTTTCAAAAAGGCACAAGGAATAGTCGATATTCAGGGTCAAATCATGTTGACGTATCATATAAACATATTCACGAGATATCTAACATAGTATTGACAATTTTCcagtcaataaaaaacaatttaaatacaAAGGACTTTATCTGAGTTTTGATGCCTTCATTGCCATaacagatgaaaatttaaaagagaGTTAAATGCGTTTCTTTTGTCAATCTAGATGGCGATCTTCGGTATTTGTACCTTGGCTGTAGATAGACGTGAGTACTATCAAACTAAACAAACTATAAGTCACAAGCCGGCAGAAGGTTCTATGCTTTCACTAGATTTTATATTAGCAAAATTCGTCAGATTTTCCAACCAAGTATCCTAGTCCGAatgaaaaattcaacaaaaaaccAACAACACATTCAGGATAAAATAAGAAAGCAGAGATTCCGGACACGGTCTAAGTAATTGTTCTCCTAAGATCAAAAGTTGGTCAAGAATCTTAATTTCAGGCAAgttcataaaaaaatgtttcataaaTCTATTGAAACATTCAAGTAAATGTAGACAGTCTACTTGGTCTAACCCCCGGACCGACCTCTAATCAGTGCTGTTTCTAGGGCGGAGGGTAAACTGGGCAGTTGCCCAGGGCACCGTGGTTTGCGATGCTGGTGAATTACCCACTctgatccatttttttttactttgattttgcttttttacttatatttaagtCGGAAGAGGGCGCTTTAATTAATTTGGCCTTGGGCACCACCAAATCTAGGAATAGTCTTGCCTCCAATAATTGTATCCGACATCTAAGAATAAACGATGGTAAGCAGTCATCAAGgttagaaacaaaacaaaaggttTTCAAGCTTAAGTTACCCTGAATTACCATCTAAGTACCATCTAAGAAATCTACTTCTTTGACTTCAACAATTTGTTCGATCAACATCTTATATGTAAAATAACAGTTTCAGTGTCATACaagtaattcaaaattttagacAATAGAAATACTTTAGGATCAATCTGCGACAGGCAGAAGGATAACTGAAAAAGGAATACTTCCTTTTTTAGACAAGTTTAGATCATCTTTCAATAATAAATCTAAATTACATCATTACTCTGACTTAGTGAATGAATAGATGTGAAACTAAGGAATCCATTTTAATATGAGTATCTTATCCTCTCGCTGCAAATTACATTAATAGGTTTGTCGCAAATTGCATATCTCAGAGAGAAAAGCCTTGAATATAATCAACAATAAAAATAGATGACGCTCGGTaaacttttcatatatattttctcCTTCTATGTTGCAAGCTTACACAAAATAATTAGAAAGCTACAGATTGATTCTTTGAAGTCTTTATGTTGAGGTGGTTTTGTATAACAAATTTTTATCAATTGATTGCTTTAATAAATGTGAGGGATAATAGACTTGTCACAAACATACGTCTCATTTCTGATTAATTGCGAGATACGAAATGTATTTAGTATGTGTGCTAAAATCTTTTCTATTGTGTAAAAGAACAAGCGAatataaaatcagtttttttttttttttttaacaaactagaaACAGAAGGGATAACTTGGCTAACAACTTTTATGGTAAGATTCGATGTGCCATCAATTACTTGACAAAATACTGCAAGTCTACAGTCACATAATTCTCTGatgtcaatttcattagaactGTTGCCAACGCATTGCAATCGTATCGTTTTTTGGTGCACTTTGGTACAATGCTGTGCATTCCAAGATTTTTTGGTACAGTAtaaattttcttgtaaatttgtATTTGCTTGCTTCTTTCTTACTTGGATATctgtttaagttttagtttgtcaaaaactttatttttattaatgaaaatttttaacctTTGGCTCAGATGGTGCAAATTATCCTGTCGCGGTACGTTTTTACTCGAAAAACTGGTACAATTTACTTCAAACAGTTGGCAACCTTGGTCATTAGATCATACACTGTTAAATGATTTAATAGGGAGTGTAATTTATCATAAAATAAACATTGTTCAGTAAATCAGTACTTATTCTAGCCAAAGGTGTTATCAGACTTCAGAATTGATGGTCTAAGGCGGCCATTCAAAGGTGTAGGGAGGTCTTTCGCCTGGGTAAGATAATTTTAGCGTAAGCCCTTGCCCTCATCCCTTGTAAATGTGAATATAACATTGTCACATTCAATGACAGTATTGACCCAAAATACAGTTATAAATCGAAGTTCAGGGAATTAAAGTTACAAAAGAAAGTGACTAAAGCCAAGTGCAAATAGTTGAAGAATGTTTCACTCATAATTAGcgggtatttttattaaaatacatCAGCTGCAATTTCATAATCGACGCTAAGCGATAGCAATACAACTTTATGCAATCACAATCTAtaattttacgaaaaaaatttatacttCGATATTAATAACAAAACAGTTAATTTAcgcaaaaattgatttttttgtcacttcaaCTAATAATGAAAGTTCCGTAGCGATAAAAGCGAGAAAAAGCAAGAGTTATAGAAATCAAGCCTCTTAGGAGctttggaggttttttttttacttttttgccaAGGATTGTGTTCATGTTTTCTAACAAAATATACTTCCAGTAAATAATTAAAGGTAAATTATAgtaccttcctttttttaaatgctagagTTTATGGGAGAGTAGAGAAAGATCCACAGAACCtccgataaaaactaaaagcagTTCCTATAGACCAATGAATGCAGCAAAATTAGCATCTTCAAATGATGATTTTCTACAATTGCCTGGGATTAATAATTCCAAAACACATCTATTTGTTACCCTTTGACACTTTCAAAGATTCGACTTGTTTATTTATCCTAATGATTGCTGTTACACTTTTTTAACTGGTTTGGATTTCCCTATTCACTTAATAAGCACAAAAATGTACTATGAAAATAATGTACACTTAAAACATAATTATCGAGCAAATAAATGATTAAAGTGTAGATGTGTTCAagttgtaaaaataataaacatatcCTAAAAAAAGGCTTTTGAAAAGACACTTGTTTTGAAATTGCACAGAATCGGCTAGCAAGTAAAACCAGTAAAAGAACCGTAATATGTacataagacaaaaaaaaaacaatacaaaatatatggtGTGCTAACGAGGAACTTATTTTGGTGCACTTTGTGTTGGTACAGTAAATTTTTCCCAAGtgcattatattttctttttcccctcTTTTATGGGAGTGAAATTTAGCTTTTGGTACCAAAATCACTTTGTCGCAACGTGGATGCCTATGCAAACATTCTTTTTACAAAGAACTGGCTCACGAAAGAGGATGAAAACTACAAGGTACTTTTTTCAgcgaaattttaaatttatgttttaaaacatACCATGTTTTGAATTACTGAAATCGATCTAGTCCATAATAGCATCTATTAATAACTAAtgagaaaaattaacaaaactttcTACAGTATAATAAGCTATTAAAGCTTATTGGACTGTCGAACACAGTAAGACATATTTTAATTGGGGCAACCACTCTAGGAcagtaaaataagaaaatgtatgTTAATGAAGTCTTCCCGGGAGGCAGCCATTAACTCAAGTCATATTCTCTATTCGCTATGGAACGCAGCCTTACAAGAATCCACATTCGtcaataaatatactaaaactTCCCATATAAAAATGTGGCAAGTTTAATTGCAAGTGAACGTTATGATGCTCTTATTCTGTTAGGGGGATTCCTCAGGGTAAGCTTGAAATGCTTCGAAATATTTCAGGCATTGTGGGCTAGTTTTATATAAGTCTTCTTTTGTTGATGATTCCACAGATctaccaaaaatgaaaattttatgattgcaaattctcAGTCACTTAGCCATATTTTTATTCTGACAAAGGCCAGATAGAAACTATTTTTGTGGGATCGAATATTTCATGTCAGATTGGGAAATTCGTCATTATTTTGTCTGTTGAAATGGCCTGGTGGCTCTTTTTGcagtaaatattatattatatccaattcaatttacttatttattagcTCCGTTCTCATACTGATAAATCAAGATGACGAAGGTGGTTTATATCTTCTCACGGCCATTTTAGGAAAGTAACCACAGGGTCTCGTTAATTTTGAACCAGTGCTCTTGTGTACTGTGAAGATTTAGAAACTGTACCTCAAGTCTCAACATTGAAATCAGCGACCCatgaaaatcttctttttttggggggggggggtaaataaaTATACTTTTCTCTTCAAGCTCTTTATAGGTTGTGGATGTCAGGTTTCAGATAAAATGAGGGCTTGACTTTTGATAGATATACAAAATTTTGACTATAGTCACCCCCTCCCCAGTGATGGATAAAAATCAACAAGAATACCAGAATCTAGGACAGATTACTTTGTTCCTTTTCTAAACAATTACAAACATTTCACACTGAgccatatctattttttttctaatctaacatgtttttggacctttttcatatattttttcttgtccTGGATTCTGGCATTTTCTTTTCATACATCAGGAAAAGGGGAAGCAGCCTATAGTAAAACTTTGTTTATCTATGTAAATTCATACTTTCATACTATCTGTAACTTGACATCCACAATCTATAAAGATCTTGAatagaaaagtaagaaaaatatatttatttacaaaaaaaaggttcTCAAGGTAACGTTGGTAAATTTCCAACGTTATGGTAGCTTTGGTTATGGTAACCAACCAACAAATGGTAACTTTGTTAatccatttaaatttttttaaaataataaaatatacttgctttgaaaaatatttcatctaTGAGATTCAAACCTCgatgtgattttaattaaattgtcAGGTGTCCTGACGACTAAAGTGATTTTTTCAGAGAGCATATCAAGCCAAGTAATTAGAGCTAATGTCCCACCGATACGTGCTTATGgtacacaaataaaattttaataaaacactAATAATCAAAATTACTTCAAATAGTCTTCATACAAAGGTTCCTCTTTAAGTAACAAATGGAATTCTATAGAACTTTGGAACGTTTAAACTAATAGAACTATATGTTTAATGGTGATAAGACTGTGAcgttttcaaaatcttttttcatttaaattttaccTCCTCAAAATTACAGTTATGAAGCCCTGCATTCACTGCTAGCTTAACTATCCATTATAGCTATTAAAAAACTTGTGGCATCTTGGGAAATTCACTCCTAAGTGAACAGCAAATTCCTACTCAACAAATTGCTAAAAATGGCACACATTCATACAtgctaaacaaacaaaaaatcttttatgaTACAATACGGATGAGAACTAATTACATATGCATAATTAATCATGAAACAGCAAAGAGTATTCTCTTTTAATTAAGGAACTTTATGACAGCAGCAGgattagcttcttttttgtgGCATTTTTCTACCAGGATAAAAGAAATTATGAAGTATTTGAAAGTAATCAGGCTTATAAGGTGAATGAACTGTGAACATTGCATTTGGACGTCCGTTAAACAAGAAATTTCCTTTGATATAAGTTATTTTTGAGTTTGTTAAGACCTTCTTTGGTGGctttgtagtagtagttgtagtcgGTTGTGGTTCTGTGACAGTGGTAGCAAATTCAGTTGTAGTTTCTATATCTGATTCAGTTTCAGCGCTTAAAGGAGGCAGCACAGTTGCACTGGGCTTTAGAAAATCGTCAGCAGGGCGACGAAGGGAGAACAAGCTGGATGGACGTCCGTTTGCGTTAAAATCAACTGGGAGAACATTCTTATCAACACTTGGAGTTCTAATATATCCAAGACCAGGAACAAAATTGTAAGGGTTTGGCGGAAGACGGATGTAAAATATTGGCGAGTTTGGCAACTTTGACAACGCTGTTGACGTCTTCTGCTTCTTACTTTTCTGcgtttttttagcactttctaCAGTATAAAATTTGTcgtctttttcacttattttatttgtgtttacGTTCTTTTCTAAGACCTGATATTCACTTGTCTTAGAATCGTCAATATAGTTCGATTTTATATCATTTTCCctctcaatatttatttttgttccagGGGTTCTACTTTTAAGATATGTGACTTTTGACCCTAATCCAACTCTCTTTATGTTACTGTTTGGCAAGCCTTGAGACGGCAGGCTATCACTGAGCTTTAGTGGCACAATTTCTGGGACAATATCACTACGACGACCATGAACTCGCAATTTTGTTGCTAAGTTTGATTTCTTACTGGTAAGCCCAGGGTATAATGACAGTCTTTCAGAAGGTATGTTACCAGGGTATATTCGAAGAGATGAGAACGTTGACGAGACAGAAGACAGAAGAGAAGCAAACATTATACTCAGTGAGaacctagaaaataaaataaaatcaatactCGTCAATGAAGAACAGAAGATTCTGCATAAAAATAAAGTCATGTGTATTCGGTACAGTGTCATGTGCCATGTGTATGTGTATTTGGTCATGTGTATTCGGTACATTTCGATGTGTATACGGTACAGTGACAGACTGAAAATCTGGTAAATATTCACATTTAACGGATTCTGTCAGCTTTGTCAAtcttatgcaaggtttgatggtagAGTTAAAGTAAGTTTAAATTAGGTTATAgatcttagaaatgggttaaaactTAACTTAACCAGATCTAATTTAACACAAACTGTCTTCACAAAACCTTGTATAAAACCACAGCTTAAATACTAATACAGTTacgaaaactcgatttatttttgagacacagtgcgcggtagcgatgctagcggctggagacaggaatcTGGCACGTATTCAACAACACTATTCAAGCTTCTCATGGGTaaaataggagttttcataactgtaatcccgcctatggtgttgtagtacgatctacgcatcggagcgcgggcttggaggaagCTCCAAGTTCACAGCTCTGCACcgaaagcttctcatgggcaacataggagttttcataactgtattggtatctaagctgtgcatAAAACTGACAAAGCTGACTAAatcaaaggagaaaaaaaaaaggaattttggacATTTACCGGTGAATGTTGACATTCTTCAACATCAGTCTTTCACGGAAACATATACATTGCATACACATCTATACATCGAAGTTTGAcgttaaaagttaaataaatttatGGATTGGCTGGATGATCgaatcaatctatttatacaatttacttttaattgacTATGAATTTCGTTGGATTGACCAAGTtagatgcaaaaaaaatatttcaaagtgAAAATTTATCACCTCAAGTTAAAATATCTGTATCTACAATGTCATATTTACTGAAAATGATTACTTTTAAGTCATTCAGCCTTACTTCAACACCCGCCTCCCCTTCAGCCTTATATAGCCCCAATCCACGCCCATAAAAATGCATATGTgatataaaacaagttttttaacacTATCTTAAATACTCCAACGTGGCCTCTGAATATACCTACACATCCGAAGATATTCGTGTGAATAAAGCAAAAAAGCAAGTAGACGCATTGCCAGCATCAGTAGTTAATAATttgtatatctaaaaaaaaattaagtaatggTCTGATTTTTTAGCGTCCTGTACTTAACTTAATGCTGTTTGAGTTCAATAAACTATTGCTGATTCCAACATTTATGAATTTAATGATAACGGGATTGTTTAACGTGGGAAAGCAGCATTTGACCCGTCATTTTACCTATGTCTTCACATGTCAAAATAGTGTTTTGTTAAGTGTTTTATGCTTTGATTACGGTTTACATAGATTTTTACTACCCTCTTTAAACAACAGCTGTTTAATTCAATTATACAGattcattatttaaaatttttttagcttagtAATTAAAACACAATTTGGCGGGTGTTTGAGattgtcaaaaatttattttcacctTTTTCAAACTCATGAGAGGATAGAGGAATAGTCTACTACCCCTTTTCATATTAGAAATTTAAGACTGGGTTCGTAAGGGTTGCTTTCAACAGGTTGAAACAAGAACACTGAACTCTGATAGGTAAagcaaagaaaaggaaaataccATATTACATAAATCTAGTTTAAAAAGGCTATATTTATGAAGAAGAAAGGGACAGGGAAGGGAATGGGTGAACAGGTTTACCCAACCtcagaaagacaaaaaattgcATAGCCGAACACATTTGCCGattcatatttttcaactgCTCCTATTTACTAGCATAGATTGAGTCCTAAGTATCAGACACATTAGAAGATTTTCTGGAAGGtagttcaattttaaataattgtagttttttcttttaaattatccTTACGAAATCCAGAATCATGTCTAACGCTTCTGATAGGAATTTCAATTGGAAACAGACCCCAAGTTTCATTGTACAGAGCATTGATTCTCTCCCTCGTGCTCTGGAACGATAACTTACATTTATTGGACAAAATTGATAAATTCAAGTACCACATTGGACTAACTGTAAGCATTTTAATCACAAAACAGTGTCAGATTCTCGCACAAGGACATAGCTTGCATAGTGATGTAGATCTGGAAGGATTTGTATCCACGAAGgataatacaataaaatatgGTTTTTAATAGAATGCCTTACTGATTACCACAAACTAAATTTTAGCCAAATACAAGTACggtatatgaatgaatgaatgaatgtatttaaagccatttttcgggccgtatacatacatatacaacaaaaaacaaactaaataatttaacactcgactttcgaataataagacccttccggacaaaatttcccactgctactatatttacTTTTGACGTCGACTTCGaagttccaagaaggggctcacgacCACCCATCCTaagaaagctccctcttagctcttttagcccctgacacctgaaaagaaaatggtccaGCCCATCAAGATCACCGCAAATTGGGTAAGTATACCGAATTTCCGGATGACACCTTTTTTTCCGAACACTATAAAGAGGGAGATAGTTTGCTCGCAGCAGCATCCATGACCTCAGGGATTCTTTAGgaatccctaatttaaaataaaacgtGTTTATGACCACGTGTTTCCGTCCAACTTCCAGAAAAATATATGATCAAAGTATTGAATATGCCACACTCTAATCTCTACTTTACGGACCCTGGTTTAGAGTTGAATTTGATAAATAGTAGGAAGGTGATATAGGCTGCTTTGGTGGTAAGAAATTTGCAGCAGTAGTTTAAAGCTGTTGGTCAAATAATACAGATACGGTAACATCATATTTGTTAAAAGTATTTCAAGCGATTGCTGCCAAAGtcaaatttacttaaaaaaaaaatcaattggcAAGTTGAGTGCAATAATAAGAGAAGAGAAAGAATATTTGTCAGTCAAATCTTTTCTCCACAACTGAAAAAGAGCCTCAAATGCAACTCGGTCCCTAATGCAGAGTCTTAGCATGGATCTTATTAACTTCTTGCTGCAATTGTCTGGTTCACAGGAATACTTGAATAAACTATATAACAATTGATCTGTATATTAGGAAGGAGAACTAATCTTAGTTTTACAGAGGGATAGTCCTCACATATTTCACAATGTCTTACTATTAAAATGACTGGTCACCTCGCTTGTCTTGGATATGTCCAACTTAGTTCGAATGCGCTTTTCAACGGCAGAATAAGTGGTTTCCAAGAATGATGTTAACATGCTTGTGCCAACAAAATACGGACAAAATCTTCTTATTTGATCTCCAACTATAGAAATTTCACGTCCATCTATGGAATTATTATTGGTTATAAgctgttcatttttatttatttaattttatatcaattattaacaaaaaattaacataaacacATCCCCTTCAAGTGCCATAGCATGATACTGAGGAGGAATAATCAAACAAATCCACAATCCACAGTAGATATGGAAAGATCGAAGTAATATAATGTGTGGATGTTGTACTGTGACACCAATAGTCTATATGCTTCTGAAACTCTGTAAGCATAACGGTGAACCAACAAATTAAATTCCAAGATATACAAAGCCATTCAGGAATGAACTCCTGCAGAGAATCAGTATTCCTGTGCAACAAGAATGTGTTCCTGGAACACATTCAACACCATGAcatagttaatttttattttgcacaTGTTTCCAGAAGTTCCATCaaggagtaatttttttcttggtctCTGCAGGCAATGCCACTATACTGGACCCAGCCTTGTCAATTACCAAGTCATTCAAAGGGCTAAACCATGGCATGGTAAAATGTAAGGGTCAAAACTGTAAAAGTGTGGCTGCAATCAGtggaaaattaaaagatttactggataaaaaaaaacaacttacgatGACAGAACAATTCCAACACATTCCATGTTCTGTGTGCTTTGTCATATACTCTATATGCACCACGCTAGATAAGAATACAATGGAATTGCATGTGAGTTATTATACCTTGATAATAAGCTCGCTTCCTTTGAGTTGCAAAACTTTATTAAGGAAAGCATTAGATATTAACGGAAAGAAAATTAGATATTAACAAATCGCCAGGACCAGATAACTTACATCCCAGGCTATTAAAGGAAACTGCAGCTATCATAGCGGAACCActtaggagaattttccagactTCACTTACCACTAGAGAGCTGCTAGCAGACTGGAAAATGGCCAACATTACACCGGTTTTCAAGAAAGGTAATCGTTCCAAGCCTGAAAACTATCGGCCAATTAGCCTGACCTCAGTTGTCGTCAAAATACTTGAGCGCATAGTCAATGATTCAATCTTTAAGCATTTGACAACCAACAAGATCTTCTACCCCGAGCAGCATGGCTTCCAGTCAgaaaaatcaattgaaacaaaCCTCTTGGAATCATACGAGGAAAGCACAGACCTAATTGACCACGGACATCCGGTTGACCTGCTCCTGCTGGACTCTGCTAAGGCTTTTGACAAGGTTCTTCACAGTCGACTGCACTCCAAAATATCCGCTACCGGCATCAATCAGGCTATTGTAGACTGGCTGCTGAATTTCCTTACAAAGTGCAAGCAGAAAGTTCGCTTATTCGCTATAGATGGCAAACCAATATACTCTGACGAGGCTGCAGTAATGAGCGGAGTACCAAAGGGAACTGTACTGGGTCCAACTCTTTCTGATTTACACCAATGACATGTTTAACCATATTGACAATGGCATGCACCTGTTCGCTGATGATGCCAAACTCTTTGGTATTGCATGCCCTCAAAGTATCCAGCACGACATAGATGAGTTACAAGTTTGGACCCATGACTGGCTTCTCCAATTTAATGCAGGAAAGTGCTGTGTATTACACCTTGGACCCAATAACCTAATGGCAAACTACACGATCTGCAACCCCACCACCAAAGTAAGAAGGCAACTAAAGAACAGAACAGAAGAAAGGGATCTAGGTGTCATTATTgatgataaacttaaatttcacaGCCATGTCCAGCATGTTGTTTCCCGTGCAAGCTCCAGTCTTGGACTTCTAAAACGAACCATCAACAGCAGACAGGCATCTATattcataaaattatataagGCTCTCGTCAGACCTCATCTCGATTTTGGCATGTGTCATACTGGTCCTTCTTATCAACAAGATGTGAGGCTCATCGAAAACGTACAGAGACGAGcaacaaaatgcataaaaagTCTAGCATCAACCTCATATGAGGACCGCCTCAAGTACTTCAAACTACCCAATCTGGTTTACCGACGCTTGCGCAGTGATATGATGCTTACTTACAAGCTACAGAACGAAAAATCAGCAATCTTTGGCAGCAATCTCAGTGCCAGCCAGCaaaacacaagaggacactccAAGAAGATACCAAAGTCAAGCTCCCGATCTAAAACTCGCCAAACATTCTTTTCGAGAAGAGTCATAAATCAttggaataaaatgaaaaattcaactgtcagtgctccctccatccagtctttcaaaaaccaacttgacaaAGAGTGGGAGAGGAAGCAGTGGAGGTTCGACTGGCAGCCATCAACTCAAGAGCACTACAAGTCTGGaagaccttaaagctctcagaTGGATTAAGGTGATTAAGGTAAAGCACTGGTTTTAcgcccaaaatcaaaacttttattcTAAAACCACCAAGCATTAAAACAAACTAACTAAAGGGTTTGGTttccatgtaaaaattttacgttgtaaagaaaatgaaaacaaacaagcaaTTTGAGACTATTAAAACATTCCAGGCCTAGAATTATACAAGCTTGTCACATAAGAAAGTTTTTCGCCTAGCAATTCCGCTTTAGCAGAGTTGATACATAGATGCTGTTAGAGCTGTCAGATTTAACTGAATCCCTCATCAGACGAGCGGCTACTGTCGTGTATGAACTACTCTCAAACCATCATGCATACTATCCACCCCCAATAGCTTCGATTACTAGGACACGTCCAGCGGATTTCCCAACCACAAATTTCCAAATAGAattgaaaagaagaattaatGCCTCTTACCCAAGAAGACAAACTCCCAAGCCTGGGTGGCAACACTTTTTCGACAGCCCTCCTCAGTGCTGCTGAGGACTCAACAAACATGGAGGCATACCGATATATTGCGATGATGCCCAAAGAGGTGAAGCCCCGAATCGGTCAACGCAGTCGGATGGGAGTTGAGTAGTTATAGCAGCAGCAGTGTCAAagcaaacttgaaaaaaaggaaaacaaaagattgatagtaattttgatcctactctttttaagaattggaataataatgaaaactggaaaatgaaagaaaactaGATGTCTTTTTGAAAGGACACTAGAAAACTAGAAACTAGAATATTCTACTGGAATGCTTTCTTTATCATCGTTTTGCTTCTCCTTTCTACACAGATCCTGAACGTGGTAGCAAGTTTGGCAATGTTACGGCTTGAAGCACTAGCAGAGTAGGTAAATTAAACTGGTTCTAAGA
Proteins encoded in this region:
- the LOC136026140 gene encoding uncharacterized protein LOC136026140 isoform X3; this encodes MFASLLSSVSSTFSSLRIYPGNIPSERLSLYPGLTSKKSNLATKLRVHGRRSDIVPEIVPLKLSDSLPSQGLPNSNIKRVGLGSKVTYLKSRTPGTKINIERENDIKSNYIDDSKTSEYQVLEKNVNTNKISEKDDKFYTVESAKKTQKSKKQKTSTALSKLPNSPIFYIRLPPNPYNFVPGLGYIRTPSVDKNVLPVDFNANGRPSSLFSLRRPADDFLKPSATVLPPLSAETESDIETTTEFATTVTEPQPTTTTTTKPPKKVLTNSKITYIKGNFLFNGRPNAMFTVHSPYKPDYFQILHNFFYPGRKMPQKRS
- the LOC136026140 gene encoding uncharacterized protein LOC136026140 isoform X2 — translated: MLIMRFSLSIMFASLLSSVSSTFSSLRIYPGNIPSERLSLYPGLTSKKSNLATKLRVHGRRSDIVPEIVPLKLSDSLPSQGLPNSNIKRVGLGSKVTYLKSRTPGTKINIERENDIKSNYIDDSKTSEYQVLEKNVNTNKISEKDDKFYTVESAKKTQKSKKQKTSTALSKLPNSPIFYIRLPPNPYNFVPGLGYIRTPSVDKNVLPVDFNANGRPSSLFSLRRPADDFLKPSATVLPPLSAETESDIETTTEFATTVTEPQPTTTTTTKPPKKVLTNSKITYIKGNFLFNGRPNAMFTVHSPYKPDYFQILHNFFYPGRKMPQKRS
- the LOC136026140 gene encoding uncharacterized protein LOC136026140 isoform X1, translating into MHERDKMFSLSIMFASLLSSVSSTFSSLRIYPGNIPSERLSLYPGLTSKKSNLATKLRVHGRRSDIVPEIVPLKLSDSLPSQGLPNSNIKRVGLGSKVTYLKSRTPGTKINIERENDIKSNYIDDSKTSEYQVLEKNVNTNKISEKDDKFYTVESAKKTQKSKKQKTSTALSKLPNSPIFYIRLPPNPYNFVPGLGYIRTPSVDKNVLPVDFNANGRPSSLFSLRRPADDFLKPSATVLPPLSAETESDIETTTEFATTVTEPQPTTTTTTKPPKKVLTNSKITYIKGNFLFNGRPNAMFTVHSPYKPDYFQILHNFFYPGRKMPQKRS